A genomic window from Cyprinus carpio isolate SPL01 chromosome A2, ASM1834038v1, whole genome shotgun sequence includes:
- the LOC109086995 gene encoding von Willebrand factor C domain-containing protein 2-like, with the protein MGMAVLWGSPVSFLHAWLTLEICGQCALAFSVAGQQETTCEANGSIYYVGEWYFLDSDHCTQCECTAEGSACARTECTSLPSACIHVSHYPTDCCPRCEKIGCEYGGEVYELGQQFQPSACEQCTCHSDGIARCQVADCAPPPCVNPVYQKGKCCPQCKDGPNCYVNASRIQVIPGGEPVWVDSCTKCRCHDGQDVGYWEGNRLATCSHVRNCQPDEGLN; encoded by the exons ATGGGCATGGCTGTACTCTGGGGCTCCCCGGTGAGTTTTCTACATGCCTGGCTTACCCTGGAGATCTGCGGCCAGTGTGCTTTGGCTTTTTCGGTCGCTGGACAACAGGAGACAACCTGTGAGGCGAACGGCAGTATTTATTATGTGGGCGAATGGTACTTTTTAGACTCAGATCATTGCACCCAGTGCGAATGTACAGCAGAAGGGTCTGCTTGCGCGCGGACTGAGTGCACATCCCTGCCATCCGCCTGCATCCATGTCAGCCATTACCCGACAGACTGCTGCCCGAGATGCGAGAAGATCGGCTGCGAGTATGGGGGAGAAGTCTACGAACTGGGCCAACAATTTCAG CCATCAGCATGTGAGCAGTGCACCTGTCACAGCGACGGCATCGCCCGCTGTCAAGTAGCAGACTGTGCCCCTCCACCATGTGTTAATCCAGTCTATCAGAAAGGGAAATGCTGCCCTCAGTGCAAGGATG GGCCAAACTGTTACGTGAATGCCTCTAGGATCCAAGTGATCCCTGGAGGAGAGCCAGTGTGGGTCGACTCCTGTACCAAATGTAGATGTCATGATGGTCAGGATGTGGGTTATTGGGAAGGCAACCGCTTGGCAACGTGTTCCCATGTGCGCAACTGCCAGCCTGACGAGGGGCTAAACTGA